The DNA region AGTGCCCAGGACGAGTTCGCTGGGCGTGAGCAGGGTGATACGGCCCGTCACTGCCTTGCCGGCGGCGTCGACGATGGTGACGGTCTGACCTTCGCGCACCAGGAGACGCAGTTCACCGAACGAGTGCGCCACGCCCTGGCCGAAGGCGACCGACGCGATCGTCAAGAGCGCCGCGGCGAGCAGCGACGCACGCAGGTGGGTCTGCATGGGAACCTCCCGCCCACGGAAGAGCAAGAGCCGTACCGTCGGGACATGGGCGCGGGAATGCGGTCTCCACGCGGCCGGTCCCGCCAGTGACGGCGATTCCCCGCTGGCGCGAAGGATTCCCCGGCGGCCGGCTGTGCAAGAATCCGCGCACGATGCCGCCCCGCGTGCCAGCCCTCCTCGTCGGCCTGCTCCTCGCCTCACCGGTGTACGCGCAGGCCCCCGACGTCGTCCACCTGTTCAACGGCAAGGACCTGTCGACGTTCACCACCTGGCTGGTCGACGACCACCGCGAGGATCCCGATCGCGTGTTCACGGTGGTCGACGCCATCGACGGCGCCCCGGCCATCCGCATCAGCGGGCAGAAGTACGGCGGCATCGCCACGCGCGAGGAGTTCGAGTCGTACCACCTCGTCGTCGAGTTCCGGTGGGGCGCGGTGACGTGGGCGCCGCGCAAGGCGCTGGCGCGCGACAGCGGCATCCTGGTGCACTGCCAGGGGCCGGACGGCAACACGAAGCCGGACTTCAACGGCCCGTGGATGCGGTCGATCGAGTCGCAGATCATCGAGGGCGGCGTCGGCGACTTCATCCTCGTGGCGGGCAGCGACGCGAGCGGCGCGCGGTTGGCGCCGGAGATGACGGCGACCGTCTCGCCCGACCGGCTGGGGCAGTTCCGCTTCGACCCGCAGGGCGCGCCGCGCCTGTTCACCAACGGCCAGCGGATCAACTGGTCGGGCCGCGACGTCGACCGCGGCAGTGCGCCGATCGGCTTCCGCGGTGTCGCCGACGTCGAGGGCCACGGCGCCGAGTGGACGCGCCTCGAGGTCATCGTCGAACCCGAGCGGATCACCAACATCGTCAACGGACACGTCGTCAACGTCGGCACCAGGCCGAGCCTGACGCGCGGCAGGATCATGATCCAGTCCGAAGGTGCGGAGATCTACTTCCGCCGCGTCGACCTGTATCCCCTGCCCGGAGCACGCCGTCGGTAGCCCCCCCGATCCGCGATCCGCGAGATCAATATTTCCCGATTGTGATTTCTCGCGCCCTTGTCGCACCTCGGAGCTCGGGCGTAAGGTGGCTCCAGTACCGCCGGTGCCACCCCTCCGAGGGACACCAGCCAGGGCGGGAGGAGCGATGAACGAGGGTGATCCACCGTACGAGTCGGGGCGCGACGGGTGCCGCACGTGACACCGGTCGAGCCGCACGCCGACACCGTCAGGGCTGACACGTAGCCACCGTCACATGGGCCCGCTGCCCATCCGGCTTCTGCCGAACACGGACCGAGGCACCTGTCATCCCGGCGGACCACCGCTGAACGTCGCAGGACTGCGAGGTGCTGATGCCGCAGGACACACCACCGGAAGTGAGGGCCGCGTAAGCCGATGACGACCATCATCTGCTTGCGTGGGATGCATCCCCGGTCACGCTGACGTCGGACGCCGCGACCCCGAGGCCACATGCGCCTCACCGGCAGCTGCCGACCGCCCATGACGACCACGGCAGCGCGACCCGGCCCCGAACGACAGGTACGAGAAACCCACCAGGTCTCACACCGGCCCGGCGCCATCCTCTGGCCCCGGGCCGATTCATTGTGAATGCCGCGATGCCGGAATGCCGGGAATGCCGAGGTAGGGCAAAGCGGCCTCGGTTGAAGTCGTAGCCGTCGACCTTCAGGTCGATGGTCAGTGATCTCCCCGGACGATCGATCATCGACCGCACCGGGATAGAAGTGTCCTGATGCGCCACGACGCTCCCCCGCCGCGCCCGACCCGCGCGCAACTGCTCGCCTCGGCCGGTCGCCGCATCCCGGACCTGATCGCGCGCGACCTCGACGTGCTGTTCTGCGGCATCAACCCGGGCCTGTACTCGGCGTTCACGGGCCTGCACTTCGCCAGGCCGGGCAACCGGTTCTGGCGCGCCCTGCATGAGGGTGGCCTCACGCCGACGCTGTTGCAGCCCTGGCAGCAGCAGGCGCTGCTCGCCGCGCGCCTCGGCATCACCAACCTGGTCATGCGGGCCACGGCCACCGCCGCGGAACTCGACGACGACGAACTGCGTGCCGGCCGACTGGCGCTCGAGAAGAAGGTGCGCCGCTACAGGCCGCTGGTGGTGGCGGTGGTCGGCATCGGCGCGTACCGCGTCGCCTTCGACCGCCCGAAGGCCGTCATCGGCCCGCAGCCGGAGACGCTCGCTGGTGCGCGGCTGTGGGTCGTGCCGAACACGAGTGGGCTCAACGCGAACCACCAGGCGGCGGACTTCGCCGAAGCGTTCGGGGCGCTGGCCCGTGCCGTGGACGACCTTCGTCGCCAGGTGTAGCCGTCGCGCTTACGCGACGGCTCGCCCACCTTCCGAGCGTAGGCGTCGACCTTCAGGTCGACGGCTGGTGATGCACCGGCAAATGAACCGGGGAAGCGCGCGACCTGCCTTCCCCCTCCCAGAAGAGACAGACTGCGGCCTGGCGGCTCGCGCGCGCTTCCCCACTCCAACGACGGACAGGGCGCAGGCTTTCCCGGCGCCCTGTCAACAGTCCTCACCATACGAACAGCCACCCACGCTGCAGGGACGCCATGTCGCGACACCCGCACGACAAGTCACTACAAGGACGCGTCCACCGAGTAGGCGCTGGCCGACAGTGCCTACAGTGCTCTCGCAAGAGCTGGGCGCGCCGCTCGGAAAGTGATCCACTCGCCGCTCGGAAAGTAGACCACCTGAGGGTCCAGTGAGCGGGCTTGCCGGCGGGCGCGGCGCCGGGGTCCGCTGGAGAGGATGCTCAGGATGGATCAGGTGCATGTGATCCGACACAAGGTGCTGGTCGAGGGGCGCACGCAGCGGGCGGTCGCGCGGGAGCTGGGGGTCTCGCGCGTGACGGTGAAGAAGTACCTGGCGCAGGCGGCGCCGGTGCGGCACGAGGCGCAGCCGCGGCCGCGGCCGGTGAGCGAGGCCGTCGGCCCGCGCATCGCCGCGCTGCTGGCGGAGTCGCCGCGGTGGACGACGGCCAAGCAGCGGCTGACCGCGACGCGCCTGCACCAGCTGCTTCGCGCCGAGGGGTACGCGGTGGGCGTGACCGTGGTCAAAGAGGCGGTGGCCGAGTGGAAGCGCCAGCAGCGCGAGCCGCTCGTCCCGCTGACGTACCGGGCGGGCGAGCTAGCCCAAGTCGATTTCTTCGAGGTTGTCGTCGACGTCGCGGGCGTGCGTCGGAAGGCCTGGCTCTTTCTGCTGCGGCTGATGTACTCCGGCCGGGACTTCGGCTGGATCTACGAGCGGCAGGACCAGATCAGTTTCCTGGACGGGCACGTCCGCGCGTTTGCGCACCTGGGTGGCGTGCCGGCACGGATCGCCTACGACAATCTCAAGCCGGCGGTGGCCAAGATCCTCGCCGGCCGCGAGCGCGCGCTCACGCTGCGCTTTGCCGCGCTGGTCTCGCACTACCTGTATGAGCCGAGTTTCTGTCGGCCCGGCGTCGGCCACGACAAGGGCGGCGTCGAAGCGCGGGGCAAGGCGGTGCGCCTGCAGGCGCTGACGCCCATCCCGTCGGCCGACTCGCTCGACGCGATCAACACGGCGCTGCTGGCGCAGCTCGATGGCCGTGTCGACACGCGGCGCGCCGGCACCACCGAGACCATCGCCGCACGCTTTGCCGAGGAAGCGCGCCTGCTGTGGCCGCTCGACGTGCCGTTTGTCGCCGAGGCGCCGACGACGGTCAGCATCTCGCCGCGGGCCCTGGGCAAGGTGCACGGGGCGTGGTACTCGGTGCCGTGCGAGTGGGCCGACCTGGATCTGGTCGCGTGGGTGGGCGCGACGACGGTGACGATCGTGGGCCGCGAGGGCACGCGGATCACGCATCCGCGCCAGCCCTTTGGCGGCCGCTCGATCGACTACCGCCACTACCTCCGCGCGCTGGCGACCAAGCCCAAGGCGGTGCGGGAGATCCTGCCCGATCTCCTGCGGGATCTCGGCGCGCCGTTTCCGGCCGTGTGGGATCAGCTCGTCGCCGATCACACGCCCCTCGATGCGGCGCGGCAGCTGGCCACGATCCTCGGGGTGCTGACGGCCGAGGGCGCGTCGGCCGTGATCCCTCGCCTTGAGGAAGCGCTGCGGACCGGCGCCCCGGTGCGACTCCCGCGGCGCGCCACGCGCGCCGTCGCCCTCGACGACGAGGCGCTGCCCGCGACGCTGCGCGACATCGAGGTCGCCAGCGGGATCGCCGCCGATTACGACCAGTGGCTCCAGGACGGTGCCGCATGAGTGCGCCGACGATCACGCGCGATCTCGTCGTGGCGCATACGCGCGCCCTGAAGCTACCCGGGGTCGCGCGGCACTTTGAAGCGCTCGCCCGGCAGGCCCAGGAGGCGCACTGGACCTACGAGGACTACCTGCACGAGGTGCTCAGCGCCGAGCAGGTCTCCCGCCATGAGTCGGTGATCCGCCAGCGGCTCCGCGAGGCGCGCTTCCCCGAGGTGAAGATGCTCGACACCTTTGACTTTGCGTCGGCCGAGGGCCTCAACCCCGCCCAGATCCAGACCCTGGCCCGCGGCGAGTGGGTGACGCGCCCCGAGAACCTGATCCTCGCCGGCCCGATCGGCACGGGCAAGACGCATCTGGCGATCGCGCTGGGCGTCGAGGCCACGCGGCAGAAGCGACGCGTGCTGTTTGCCCGTGCCGCCGACCTGGTGCGCCAGCTGCTCGAGGCCCGCGACGCACGCGAGCTCGGGCGCCTGCAGCGGCGGCTGCTCACGCAGGACGTGCTGATCATCGATGAACTGGGCTTCGTCCCGTCTGATCGGGTCGGCGGTGAACTGCTCTTCAACCTGCTCGCCGATCGCTACGAGCGTCGGGCGACGGTCGTGACGACCAACCTCGCGTTTGCCGAGTGGGTCACCGTCTTTGGCGGCGACGAGAAGCTGACCACCGCGCTGCTCGATCGCCTCGCGCACCACGCGACGGTGATCACCACCAAGGGCAAGAGCTATCGCATGAAGAAACGGAGAACCAGCGCCGCGTAGCGCGGCGCACGGCCTGCAGCCGACCTAGCCCCTCAGAGCGGGGGCCAGGTCGCCCGCAGGCCGTCAGGACCACCCTCGCACCGAGGGCGGGGCAGCGGGCCTACCGGCTCGCTCCGCGTACAATCGAGGCCCCTCGGGTGGATCACTTTCCGAGCGGCCGACTGGTCTACTTTCTGAGCGGCGCCCGCAAGAGCTACTGAATCTTGGTGGCAACCAGATTGGTACCCGCGGCCAGGGGAGCCCCCGGCGCATCGACGTAGATCGCCTCCTCGACGACGATCTGTGGAATCGGCGCGCCGGCAGTCGCCCCAAGAGCCTCCACGACAATGCCAAACGACATCCGGTCCGTGATCCCGCCAAAATCCGGTCCGATCGCCGCATTGGTGCGTGATTGTGGAAGCAACGTGTAGGTTCTCTCCGCTTGCTCTCCGTCGGGGAACATTATCGTGACGCGAGCCAGTCCTGGCGTGGACGAGGTGTTGGCGATCAAGACGTACGTCTGCACGTTCAAGGGGCCACCGGTCTGCCCGAAGGCCATGCCCCACTTCGTACCCGACTCGGTGGCGCCAGACGAGTTGTGGGCTTCATGCCAGGACGCCCCATCACCCGGCCACCACATGGCGCGTTCCACGATGATCGGAACGCCATTGACCGATTCGAGCCGCATGGCAAGGGCGACATCAGCCAGGGGATAGCCCCCCACACCAGGAATCTGCTCCATATCGACCCATATGCCAGACCTGGACGAGGCTGGCGCCGTAATGCGCTTCGAGAACGTCCGGCCATCGTCAAGGAGGTACGTCACCTGTACGTCGGCAGCGATGCTGTTCGGATTCGCGATGAGCACGAACTGATCGAAGAACGGCCCGGTTCGCCCTTCCGCGAGGAACCAGCGCGCGGCCGGCGCAGTGACGCCCATGCTCTCGTGCCCGGCGTTGAACGTTCGTCCCTGGTTGCTGCGGTACATCGCTCGCTCCACGATGAGTGGCGTGCCGTTGATGGACTCGATGACGGCACTGACCTCGGCGGCGGCAAGTGCACGCCCAAGGCCGGGGAACTCCTCGACGTTGACCCAGATGGTGGTCCGCGACTGAGGAGCGAGCCCGTACTCTTTCACGAGGGGAACGCCGCTGGTTCGCAGATAGCGAATCCTGGCTGTCACTGCCGTGCTGGAGGGGTTCTGCACCAGATAGAACAACTCGAAGCCACTGTGCGTGGCGCCTTCCGCAAGGTACCAGGTGGCCGACGGCACGACCGCGGCTTTCTCCGCATGTGCCCCGTACAGGCCGTGGCCTCCACCTCCCCAGGTCATGATTCGATCCACGACGAGTGGTTGCGACGCGGTAACCACCGTTGAGAACTCCGCGTTCCACAGACCATACTCGCTCGGCCGGAAGCCGGCAGGGGACTGAGCGGGCACGAACACGGGGACCGTCAGCGGCGGCTGGCCTGTCTGCTGGAACGTCACATCGGCCACCGTGTCGGTGTCGGTGGGGTTGAGCAGCGCAATGATCGTATCGAAGAAGGACGACGTGGCGCCCTCGGCCAGGTACCGCGTAAGTACGCCGGATTGTGTCACGCTGACCATCCGGCCCGCTACCGTCACGGTGGCCGTCCGTGGGAATCCCGCCGTGGTCGGCGCCGCGGTGAGCGTGAGCGTACCGCTCCCTGTTCCACTGGCGGGGCTCACGGTCAGCCACGCCGCGTCGCTGTTGGCCGTCCACTCGGCGCCCGTAGGCGTGCTGGTGAGCGTGAGCATCTGGCTACCGCCGCTCGCGCGCGCGTTCCAGGCAGATGGCGTGACGCTGAACGTGGGAGCGCCGGCCTGAGTGACGGCCAGTACATGCCCGGCAATGGTCACGGAAGCCGACCGTGCCGTCCCCGTGCTATTGGCGGTTGCCACGATTGTCACCGCGCCACTACCCATCCCGCTGGCAGGACTCACAGTCAGCCAGGCGGTGCCGCTGAAGGCCGACCAGGTCGCACTGCTGACAGTGGCAGAGACCGTGACCGTCTGGCTGCCCCCGGCCCCAGGCGCCGCCCAGCTGCCAGGTGCCAACGTGAACGATGGTGTCTGTACGCTCGGAGTGGCAAACACATAGGCGGCCCCCGAGAAGGTCGCCTGTGTGTTCGCGGGATCGCCGTTCACTCCCGTGGCGGAACTGTCGTCTCCCTCGACCCCGACCACGATCGTGCCGTCAGCAATGGCCAACGCCGCGCCGAAAGCGTCTGCACTCCCGACCCAGGTCCTCTCAAAGACGTGACCTCCCTTCAGGTACTCACGCTGTGCCCACGTGCTCCCATTCCGAATGAAGGTATAGACCGCACCCGACGAGGCGGCGCTATTGTCTGCCTGGTTCCCGTTGACCCCGGTCGCAGCACTGTCTTCGCCATCGGCGCCAACGGCGAGGACGTCGCCCCAGATGGCGACGGCCACACCGAAGCGATCGGTGACCTCGGAATTGGACGCCTTCAGGTAGGCCTGCTGAGACCATCTGCCGGCCGCGCGTACGAACACGTAGGCGGCGCCCGCAAACGAGGCGTTGTTGTCGGCTTGGTTCCCGTTCACGCCGTCGGCGGAACTCCCTTCTTGCGGAGCGCCGACGACAACCGTGTCTCCCCAATTGGCGACTGCGCCGCCAAATGCATCGCCTGCGCCGGTGTTGGACGCCTTCAGGTATGCCTGCTGCGTCCAGACCGCCCCTTCCCGGACGAACACGTACGCGGCTCCCGACTCCATCTTCGACAGGTCCTGCGCCCATTGGTCGCCGTTCACGCCGGTCGCGGAACC from Luteitalea sp. TBR-22 includes:
- a CDS encoding DUF1080 domain-containing protein; protein product: MPALLVGLLLASPVYAQAPDVVHLFNGKDLSTFTTWLVDDHREDPDRVFTVVDAIDGAPAIRISGQKYGGIATREEFESYHLVVEFRWGAVTWAPRKALARDSGILVHCQGPDGNTKPDFNGPWMRSIESQIIEGGVGDFILVAGSDASGARLAPEMTATVSPDRLGQFRFDPQGAPRLFTNGQRINWSGRDVDRGSAPIGFRGVADVEGHGAEWTRLEVIVEPERITNIVNGHVVNVGTRPSLTRGRIMIQSEGAEIYFRRVDLYPLPGARRR
- the istB gene encoding IS21-like element helper ATPase IstB; this translates as MSAPTITRDLVVAHTRALKLPGVARHFEALARQAQEAHWTYEDYLHEVLSAEQVSRHESVIRQRLREARFPEVKMLDTFDFASAEGLNPAQIQTLARGEWVTRPENLILAGPIGTGKTHLAIALGVEATRQKRRVLFARAADLVRQLLEARDARELGRLQRRLLTQDVLIIDELGFVPSDRVGGELLFNLLADRYERRATVVTTNLAFAEWVTVFGGDEKLTTALLDRLAHHATVITTKGKSYRMKKRRTSAA
- the istA gene encoding IS21 family transposase, whose product is MDQVHVIRHKVLVEGRTQRAVARELGVSRVTVKKYLAQAAPVRHEAQPRPRPVSEAVGPRIAALLAESPRWTTAKQRLTATRLHQLLRAEGYAVGVTVVKEAVAEWKRQQREPLVPLTYRAGELAQVDFFEVVVDVAGVRRKAWLFLLRLMYSGRDFGWIYERQDQISFLDGHVRAFAHLGGVPARIAYDNLKPAVAKILAGRERALTLRFAALVSHYLYEPSFCRPGVGHDKGGVEARGKAVRLQALTPIPSADSLDAINTALLAQLDGRVDTRRAGTTETIAARFAEEARLLWPLDVPFVAEAPTTVSISPRALGKVHGAWYSVPCEWADLDLVAWVGATTVTIVGREGTRITHPRQPFGGRSIDYRHYLRALATKPKAVREILPDLLRDLGAPFPAVWDQLVADHTPLDAARQLATILGVLTAEGASAVIPRLEEALRTGAPVRLPRRATRAVALDDEALPATLRDIEVASGIAADYDQWLQDGAA
- a CDS encoding BACON domain-containing protein, which produces MSRSFYAVVTCALGLAITQGGWHGLKPIPSGLPSLRAAPTRAARGATVTVPSAVRVAGLSSDDWSALLEAHERAGDAVVPAKRGAYLARNRAQHWTTHFDGRGFTVQPEDRTWSWGLELRAWGRLHSLAEVDAPVTVTSEGQRLSYRWGSALDEWYVNDARGLEHGYTLHRAPDGVGAVEFDLKVRGDLRPRLEAAGKDVAFINTAGDVVARYAGLSVVDARGRSLPATFVQQPPDALRLRLDDTDALYPITVDPLAQQAYLKASSTQSNHYFGRSVAISGDTVVIGAVGDDSAATGVNGAQLDDRAQESGAAYVFVRTGATWTQQAYLKASNTQAGDSFGSAVAIDGDTIVIGAHAEDSAATRVNGDQTSNSVADAGAAYVFVRTGTTWRQQAYLKGSYTNSWSNFGAAVSISGETIVVGASGGRGSHGLWNGGVAHVFLRSGMTWSHQAQLMASNAQEHAYFGNAVSVHADTLVVGAYSEAGSATGVNGDQWAQDLSKMESGAAYVFVREGAVWTQQAYLKASNTGAGDAFGGAVANWGDTVVVGAPQEGSSADGVNGNQADNNASFAGAAYVFVRAAGRWSQQAYLKASNSEVTDRFGVAVAIWGDVLAVGADGEDSAATGVNGNQADNSAASSGAVYTFIRNGSTWAQREYLKGGHVFERTWVGSADAFGAALAIADGTIVVGVEGDDSSATGVNGDPANTQATFSGAAYVFATPSVQTPSFTLAPGSWAAPGAGGSQTVTVSATVSSATWSAFSGTAWLTVSPASGMGSGAVTIVATANSTGTARSASVTIAGHVLAVTQAGAPTFSVTPSAWNARASGGSQMLTLTSTPTGAEWTANSDAAWLTVSPASGTGSGTLTLTAAPTTAGFPRTATVTVAGRMVSVTQSGVLTRYLAEGATSSFFDTIIALLNPTDTDTVADVTFQQTGQPPLTVPVFVPAQSPAGFRPSEYGLWNAEFSTVVTASQPLVVDRIMTWGGGGHGLYGAHAEKAAVVPSATWYLAEGATHSGFELFYLVQNPSSTAVTARIRYLRTSGVPLVKEYGLAPQSRTTIWVNVEEFPGLGRALAAAEVSAVIESINGTPLIVERAMYRSNQGRTFNAGHESMGVTAPAARWFLAEGRTGPFFDQFVLIANPNSIAADVQVTYLLDDGRTFSKRITAPASSRSGIWVDMEQIPGVGGYPLADVALAMRLESVNGVPIIVERAMWWPGDGASWHEAHNSSGATESGTKWGMAFGQTGGPLNVQTYVLIANTSSTPGLARVTIMFPDGEQAERTYTLLPQSRTNAAIGPDFGGITDRMSFGIVVEALGATAGAPIPQIVVEEAIYVDAPGAPLAAGTNLVATKIQ
- the mug gene encoding G/U mismatch-specific DNA glycosylase, which translates into the protein MRHDAPPPRPTRAQLLASAGRRIPDLIARDLDVLFCGINPGLYSAFTGLHFARPGNRFWRALHEGGLTPTLLQPWQQQALLAARLGITNLVMRATATAAELDDDELRAGRLALEKKVRRYRPLVVAVVGIGAYRVAFDRPKAVIGPQPETLAGARLWVVPNTSGLNANHQAADFAEAFGALARAVDDLRRQV